Proteins encoded within one genomic window of Cyprinus carpio isolate SPL01 chromosome B22, ASM1834038v1, whole genome shotgun sequence:
- the LOC109092022 gene encoding natural killer cell receptor 2B4-like isoform X2 — protein sequence MIHKYFFLCLWIWFSHGVIGDTDEVKSVTEGDSVSLNTGVSEVQRDDYILWMFNINNSDTRIAEIHKQVIDMYDSNKIFGDRLQMDSRTGSLIIRNIRTEHSGLYKLQIIKAGVTYKSFSVAVYAPLPIPVINRDTSNCSSSSSKRSSVSRCVLLCSVLNVSHVTLSWYKGNSLLSSISVSDLSISLSLPLEVEYQEKNTYSCVINNPISNQTQHSINITQLCHTCPELIQQSQSVVLLVIVIVLIMVVVGGFIYLYHKKCKQARSQVQTCEEEVLYAETRFCARSVHVR from the exons atgattcataaatattttttcctctgCCTGTGGATTTGGTTCTCACATG gtgttatTGGTGATAcagatgaagtgaagtcagtgaCTGAAGGAGATTCTGTCTCTCTTAACACTGGTGTCTCTGAAGTGCAGAGAGATGATTATATACTGTGGATGTTTAACATTAACAATTCAGACACTCGTATTGCTGAAATCCATAAGCAGGTCATTGATATGTATGACAGTAATAAGATATTTGGAGACAGACTCCAGATGGACAGTcggactggatctctgatcatcagaaacatcagaactgaacactctggactttataaactacagataATCAAAGCTGGAGTCACATACAAGAGTTtttctgttgctgtctatg CTCCTCTTCCCATTCCTGTCATCAATAGAGACACTTCAaactgttcatcatcatcatctaaacGTTCATCAGTGTCCAGATGTGTGctgctgtgttcagtgttgaatgtgagtcatgtgactctctcctggtacaaaggaaacagtttattgtccagcatcagtgtgtctgatctcagcatcagtctctctctacctctggaggtggaatatcaggagaaaaacacctacagctgtgtgatcaacaatcccatcagcaaccagactcaacacaGCAtcaacatcactcaactctgtcacacatgtccAG AACTCATACAGCAGTCACAGTCGGTGGTATTATTAGTTATAGTGATAGTACTGATCATGGTTGTAGTTGGGGGCTTCATATACTTGTACCACAAGAAATGCAAACAAGCAAGATCACAAG TGCAGACTTGTGAGGAAGAGGTACTTTATGCTGAAACAAGATTCTGTGCACGTAGTGTTCACGTACGGTAA
- the LOC109092022 gene encoding CD48 antigen-like isoform X1 yields MIHKYFFLCLWIWFSHGVIGDTDEVKSVTEGDSVSLNTGVSEVQRDDYILWMFNINNSDTRIAEIHKQVIDMYDSNKIFGDRLQMDSRTGSLIIRNIRTEHSGLYKLQIIKAGVTYKSFSVAVYAPLPIPVINRDTSNCSSSSSKRSSVSRCVLLCSVLNVSHVTLSWYKGNSLLSSISVSDLSISLSLPLEVEYQEKNTYSCVINNPISNQTQHSINITQLCHTCPELIQQSQSVVLLVIVIVLIMVVVGGFIYLYHKKCKQARSQGKYYSFHNIMRILIQNQDFKRCATISVFKHLLRLI; encoded by the exons atgattcataaatattttttcctctgCCTGTGGATTTGGTTCTCACATG gtgttatTGGTGATAcagatgaagtgaagtcagtgaCTGAAGGAGATTCTGTCTCTCTTAACACTGGTGTCTCTGAAGTGCAGAGAGATGATTATATACTGTGGATGTTTAACATTAACAATTCAGACACTCGTATTGCTGAAATCCATAAGCAGGTCATTGATATGTATGACAGTAATAAGATATTTGGAGACAGACTCCAGATGGACAGTcggactggatctctgatcatcagaaacatcagaactgaacactctggactttataaactacagataATCAAAGCTGGAGTCACATACAAGAGTTtttctgttgctgtctatg CTCCTCTTCCCATTCCTGTCATCAATAGAGACACTTCAaactgttcatcatcatcatctaaacGTTCATCAGTGTCCAGATGTGTGctgctgtgttcagtgttgaatgtgagtcatgtgactctctcctggtacaaaggaaacagtttattgtccagcatcagtgtgtctgatctcagcatcagtctctctctacctctggaggtggaatatcaggagaaaaacacctacagctgtgtgatcaacaatcccatcagcaaccagactcaacacaGCAtcaacatcactcaactctgtcacacatgtccAG AACTCATACAGCAGTCACAGTCGGTGGTATTATTAGTTATAGTGATAGTACTGATCATGGTTGTAGTTGGGGGCTTCATATACTTGTACCACAAGAAATGCAAACAAGCAAGATCACAAGGCAAGTATTACTCTTTTCATAATATTATGAGGATTCTGATACAAAATCAAGATTTTAAAAGATGTGCCACAATATCTGTTTTTAAACACCTTTTAagacttatttga
- the LOC122141673 gene encoding SLAM family member 5-like: MKSVSVTEGDSVTLHTNVTEIQSDDQIVWMFGSQDTRIAEIHRQKISTYDCKGTFGDRLQMDSQTGSMTIGNVRTEHTELYKVQIITNEATSCKTIELTVYARLPVPVITSNPSNCSSSSSSSSSSSSSSVSKCSLLCSAVNVGHVTLSWYKGNSLLSSISVSDLSISLSLPLEVEYQENNTYSCVINNPISNQTTHLDITQLCQTCAEPHRFNSIPVVVAVLLLVAIIAVLGGILFLHIRNREQTAQTDKYYSTAYIHVCVGQVFIL, translated from the exons ATGAAGTCAGTATCAGTGActgagggagattctgtcactttaCACACTaatgttactgaaatacagagTGATGATCAGATAGTGTGGATGTTTGGATCTCAAGACACTCGTATAGCTGAAATCCACAGACAGAAAATCTCAACATATGACTGTAAAGGGACATTTGGAGACAGACTCCAGATGGACAGTCAAACTGGATCTATGACAATCGGAAATGTCAGAACTGAACACACTGAACTTTATAAAGTACAGATCATCACAAATGAAGCAACTTCATGCAAGACAATCGAgcttactgtctatg ctcgtctgcctgttcctgtcatcaccaGCAACCCTTCAaactgttcatcatcatcatcatcatcatcatcatcatcatcatcatcagtgtctaaatgttcactgctgtgttcagctgtgaatgtgggtcatgtgactctctcctggtacaaaggaaacagtttattgtccagcatcagtgtgtctgatctcagcatcagtctctctctacctctggaggtggaatatcaggagaacaacacctacagctgtgtgatcaacaatcccatcagcaaccagaccacacatctggacatcactcaactttGTCAGACATGTGCAG AACCTCACCGTTTCAATTCCATACCGGTGGTAGTTGCTGTATTGTTGCTGGTGGCAATAATTGCAGTTTTGGGAGGAATTTTGTTTTTGCACATCAGGAACCGTGAACAAACAGCACAAACTGACAAGTATTACTCCACTGCATATATTCATGTTTGTGTTGGacaagtgtttattttatga